The Chryseolinea soli nucleotide sequence ACTTTACAGCGATCCGTATTCTATGAAGAAATTTTTTATGTCACCCTGTAAGGAGTTTACATCACGACAGATGTTTATCTTTCCAACGAAGCCCGGGCAAGAATGTCTTTGAAAAATGATACTCGAATATAGATTAAGCAATAGGCAGCGCTGGAAATATATTTTCCTTCCCTTGATGAAACTATTGGCTGTAATGGTGATGATCACAATCGTGGGTGCCCTGTGGTTTGATGTAAGAACAGATCACTTACTGTTCGTAGCTGGTTTTACGTGGTTGTGGGCCTTTGTAATGCATTTTCTGCCGTTGTTGATCATGGCAGTCCGCCATAGCCGGCGAAGTGCGGGTTCGTCGTTTGCGATCGATACGGTGAACAACACCTATCACTATGAGGAAAAGGATAGGTCGCTATCGTTTCGATCCGATGAAATCGACAAAGTAATCGTAGTGGTTTCTCCGCCGAAGTATGATCAACGGATGGATATCAGTGGCTTTGGTTATTTTTTTTATTGGAAGATTAAGCTGGCGAATGACAGGACGTTGTCAATTTCATGCATGCTCTTCGATGTTGATAGTTTTACAGGAAAGGAGCTGACGCGGGAAAAGCAATTGTTTCCCATCCCGCCATCCAATCAGGGCCTTTGGCTACCGCGAGATGGAAAGAAGGGTTGATGATAGCTTGATCACTTTTTGAATTGAGGTGCCACCACAAGCTCCTTACTGCCCGCCGCGTAAGCATAAAATCCTGTCCCGGATTTCACACCACGATGCCCGGCCTGCACCATATTCACCAGCAGGGGACACGGCGCATATTTCGGATTGCCAAACCCCTGGAACAGTACTTGTAAAATGGCCAGGCAAACATCCAACCCAATAAAATCAGCCAGTTGCAACGGCCCCATAGGGTGGGCCATGCCCAGCTTCATCACCGTGTCGATCTCTTCCACACCGGCCACGCCTTCGTGCAACGAGCAGATGGCCTCGTTGATCATTGGCATCAGGATGCGATTGGCCACAAAACCAGGATAGTCATTCACCTCGACCGGGACTTTGCCCAGGGCGCGCGAAAGCTCCATCACCGTTTGCGTCACCGCGTCGGTCGTCGTGTAGCCCCGGATCACTTCCACCAGTTTCATCAGCGGAACGGGATTCATAAAATGCATGCCGATTACTTTCCCTGGCCGTTTCGTAACCGAAGCGATCTTCGTGATGGAGATGGACGATGTGTTGGACGCAAGTAGGGCTTCAGGTGCAGCGTGGGCATCGAGCTCCCGGAAGATATTCAATTTCAGATCCACGTTCTCCGTGGCCGCTTCCACCACCAGTTCGGCCTGGGCAATGCCCGCCTTCAGATCGGTGAACGGAGTGATCAGCGACAATGCCTGTTGTTTGTTCTCCGCCGTCAACGTGGCCTTTTCCACCTGGCGCGACAGGTTCTTGTCGATAGTGGCCAACGCTTTTTTCAGGGCGTCTTCCGACACATCGATCAGCGATACCTTGTAGCCATATTGAGCAAAAACGTGGGCGATACCATTTCCCATGGTGCCCGAACCGATAACAGCAATGTTCTTCATGCAAAAAGGATTTTAGGGTGCCTGATTACGGAGGCAATATGGGCAAATGCCGCTAACGGAAAAAATCAATCCTCGATGGCAAGCTCCTTGGCCAGGCCCATGGCATTGAACCGGATGGCCAGCCGTTTGGTCCCCGGCGTGGCCGATGCACAAGCGGGGGCGGGCTGAACAAAATAGTAGAAGAATTTCTGGTTGCGCTTATACAGCTCGTTCTGATCCGGCTTGCCCAACACGGCCACGATGTCGTCCTCGCTAAGGGCCAGCAGTTTATCCTTTTGTTGTTCGATCAACGCGGCCATGGCCATGCGCTTGTCGCCGCAGGCATTCTTGTCGTCTTTCCAGGCGGCGAGATCGACACCGTCCAGGGTGGGCAACGCTTTGCCGCACGACCCGAGCAAACTTCCCACAACCACCACACTAAGCCAAAGCCATCTGCGCATATCTCTTTTGAATAAAATAAAACCAGCTGGCCGAGATCAGAAAGTAGGCAGCGGCGAGCAAATATAGCCAGGAAGCCCAGTTGTTCATAAAACAAAGCACAACCAATAGCCCCGGGAAAACAAAAATCCGCACCCACTCCAAATACTTTGCCCAGGCCCGGTTCTCGAACAAAACCCCGGCATTGACCACGACCACGCACACCAGCAAGCTGATAAACCCCTTTTCGGCCAGCGAAAACTTCCCGGCATTAAAAAGAAACAACGCGGTGCCTACCAGGCAAAGCACATATTGAAAGACCACGTAGTAATTGAGCAGGGCAGGAGCGGGGGTGTCATATTTCTTATAGGTCGATTTGTCAACCGGCGGCGCCGGCCGGTAGCCCCCGAGGTAGTCGGGTAGCCAGCCTGGCTTTTTGAAGAGGTAGCGGAACTTGTCATACCACTTCGGGATGCGTTTCAGGTCGTGCGCCATTTCCACATAATGGCTCACGTTGGCGAAGACCGGGTTCCAACTGTTGATGGGTTTGGTGATGCCATAGGTCGGCTTCTCTTCTTCGGGTTGAAAGGTGCCGAACATCTTGTCCCAGATGATGAGTGAGCCCGCATGGTTCTTGTCGATGTATTTCGGATCGCGTCCGTGATGCACGCGGTGGTGCGAGGGCGTGTTGAAAACATACTCAAACCATCCCATTTTGCCGATGGTCTCGGTGTGGATCCAGAACTGATAAAGCGTGTTTAGGGCCGATACAAGCGCAAAATGGAGCGTGTCGAACCCCAAAAAAGCAATGGGAAGGCTAAACGCAAAGGTCCACACCACCTGCAGCGAGCTTTGCCGCAGCGCCACCGACAGGTTGTATTCTTCGCTTTGATGATGCACCACATGCCCGCCCCAAAACAGGTTGATCTCGTGGCTCATGCGATGGGCCCAATAGTAGGCCAGATCCACCAAAAGGAATAAAACGAGCCAATAGATCACTTTCCCGCCGGTGGGCAGCGTCCCGAGGTTCCACGAAAAGAAGGCAAAATTTTCAAACAGGACCTGGTAAATGCCGATGGCAAAGATCTTCAAAAACAACCCCGACAACTGCGAGGTGATGCCGCAGCTCAGGTTGGCAATGGCATCGGGCAAGCGGTAAAGATCCTTGTGGGTGAATCGCTCCACCACCAATTCAATCCCGATGAGAATGAAAAAAATAGGGATGGATAAAACAATCGGGTTTACGTTCAAGGCTATTTATCCTTTAATTTGCACCCAAATTTAACAAACATGGGGTTAAAGATTTTAAAGGGCATTTGGTTTCTTTCGGTGATCGTGGTAGTGGTAAATGCCCTGTACGTTTATGCAAGCCTTCCGGAACATGTTGTTATTCAGGAGGAAGCAACGGGCATGACGGCCATTGGCCGCGACCCGTTCTTCTATGGCGCCATCTCCTTTATCATCCTCACCAACGCCCTGGTCTTCCTCATCGCCAAAGTATTTGCCCACCGGCCCGACTTCCGGACCTGGTTTTACGGCTTTATGGTGGTGCTGAATATCTTTTTTGTGATGTCATTGAGCTTTATATCCCTGTACAACAGCAACGAGAAATTCGACTACAGCCGGATCGATTTCGCGATCTATGGAAGCGTGGCCCTGATCGTGGTGTGGGCCCTGGCGTGGCCGGTATATAGCCTGTACAGGAAATTTGCAGTTAAATCTTAGATTAATACAATGTTTTTAAGTGTCTGACTATCACTAATTTATAGTGATATAGTTAATGTATTTTTACAAATTAGAAACATGAAAAACGCTGGAACTGATTTCAAAAATTGTTTTATTCGTCGCGAATTGATCCATACGTTCAGGAATGCCCCCGGAAAGATGATTTCCGTGACTTTTTAAAACGCAAGAAT carries:
- a CDS encoding 3-hydroxybutyryl-CoA dehydrogenase, encoding MKNIAVIGSGTMGNGIAHVFAQYGYKVSLIDVSEDALKKALATIDKNLSRQVEKATLTAENKQQALSLITPFTDLKAGIAQAELVVEAATENVDLKLNIFRELDAHAAPEALLASNTSSISITKIASVTKRPGKVIGMHFMNPVPLMKLVEVIRGYTTTDAVTQTVMELSRALGKVPVEVNDYPGFVANRILMPMINEAICSLHEGVAGVEEIDTVMKLGMAHPMGPLQLADFIGLDVCLAILQVLFQGFGNPKYAPCPLLVNMVQAGHRGVKSGTGFYAYAAGSKELVVAPQFKK
- a CDS encoding sterol desaturase family protein, whose translation is MNVNPIVLSIPIFFILIGIELVVERFTHKDLYRLPDAIANLSCGITSQLSGLFLKIFAIGIYQVLFENFAFFSWNLGTLPTGGKVIYWLVLFLLVDLAYYWAHRMSHEINLFWGGHVVHHQSEEYNLSVALRQSSLQVVWTFAFSLPIAFLGFDTLHFALVSALNTLYQFWIHTETIGKMGWFEYVFNTPSHHRVHHGRDPKYIDKNHAGSLIIWDKMFGTFQPEEEKPTYGITKPINSWNPVFANVSHYVEMAHDLKRIPKWYDKFRYLFKKPGWLPDYLGGYRPAPPVDKSTYKKYDTPAPALLNYYVVFQYVLCLVGTALFLFNAGKFSLAEKGFISLLVCVVVVNAGVLFENRAWAKYLEWVRIFVFPGLLVVLCFMNNWASWLYLLAAAYFLISASWFYFIQKRYAQMALA